In Aegilops tauschii subsp. strangulata cultivar AL8/78 chromosome 3, Aet v6.0, whole genome shotgun sequence, one genomic interval encodes:
- the LOC141042604 gene encoding uncharacterized protein — MEQADHGDLAALLPEDVLADVLRRVAAPRWLAISRCVSKAWRAIIDGEGLLRTDLPFSGFFITFAELCLPEFFARPLSPLGRPAISGKLDFLPTPIKDHCNGLLLLDDYVVNPATRCWNALPSCPHNHTRDGGMVRGILTHDYYLAFDPKVSAHYQVFEIPYLRWGKDEIDPLEETSEWPPSPYILHVFSSRRGCWEERLFVREGDAAGTVAKARVLFEGQQNSVYWRGSLYVHCQGDFFMRISLSEDKYNVIKPPMGVGRINYIGLSEKGVYHASFVKNHIRICILNESCDQLEWILKHDYDLKPIQMFDRQVHGPWILEDINYGIFRSHLPNINKEEVIQEKFEWNSDDDDFPENEDMVEVHRRHPYFEIEILGFHPYKEILFLSRSETFKLKAMAFAYHLNSFKIESLGSIYPSCHKYFDSGLANEAREIESFPYTPCCWIEEIPERVN; from the exons ATGGAGCAGGCGGACCACGGCGACCTGGCGGCGCTCCTGCCGGAGGACGTGCTCGCCGACGTGCTCCGTCGCGTGGCCGCGCCGCGCTGGCTCGCCATATCGCGCTGCGTCAGCAAGGCGTGGCGAGCCATCATCGACGGCGAGGGCCTCCTGCGCACAGACCTCCCGTTTAGCGGGTTCTTCATCACCTTCGCAGAGCTCTGTTTGCCTGAGTTCTTCGCCCGCCCCTTGTCGCCACTGGGTCGGCCAGCAATCAGTGGCAAGCTCGATTTCCTACCCACACCCATTAAA GATCACTGCAATGGACTCCTCTTGCTCGACGATTACGTGGTTAACCCGGCCACCCGATGCTGGAACGCTCTGCCCTCGTGCCCGCACAATCATACTAGGGATGGGGGAATGGTCCGTGGTATTTTAACCCATGATTATTATCTGGCCTTTGATCCCAAGGTGTCAGCCCACTACCAGGTGTTTGAGATCCCTTATTTGCGTTGGGGTAAAGATGAGATTGACCCTTTAGAGGAGACATCCGAATGGCCTCCATCTCCATATATCCTGCATGTATTCTCTTCAAGGAGAGGCTGTTGGGAGGAGAGGCTGTTTGTTCGAGAAGGCGATGCCGCAGGAACAGTTGCAAAGGCGCGTGTGCTCTTTGAGGGCCAGCAAAACTCGGTCTATTGGCGTGGATCCCTTTATGTGCATTGTCAAGGTGATTTTTTTATGAG aatatcTTTGTCTGAAGATAAGTACAATGTGATTAAGCCACCAATGGGTGTTGGACGGATCAATTACATAGGATTATCAGAGAAAGGAGTGTACCACGCGTCATTTGTTAAGAATCACATTCGCATATGTATACTGAATGAATCATGCGATCAGTTAGAGTGGATATTAAAGCATGACTACGACCTTAAGCCCATCCAAATGTTTGATCGCCAAGTTCATGGACCCTGGATCTTAGAAGACATTAATTATGGAATCTTTCGTTCTCATCTTCCAAATATCAACAAGGAAGAAGTAATCCAGGAGAAATTTGAATGGAACTCCGACGATGATGATTTCCCTGAGAATGAAGACATGGTTGAAGTGCACCGTCGCCATCCATATTTTGAGATCGAGATACTTGGATTTCACCCATACAAAGAGATTCTCTTTTTGAGTAGGTCAGAGACCTTCAAACTAAAAGCAATGGCGTTCGCCTATCATTTGAATAGCTTCAAGATTGAAAGTTTAGGAAGCATATACCCAAGTTGTCACAAATATTTCGACTCTGGCCTTGCAAATGAAGCTCGGGAGATCGAATCTTTTCCATACACACCATGTTGTTGGATCGAAGAGATCCCAGAAAGAGTAAATTAA